GCATGAGCTGGTTGAGCAGCGCGTCGGTGGCGTTGCAGGTAGTGCAGGAGACACCGCGCTGGAGTTGCTCGCGCAGGGCACGGCTGTCGGCCCACAGGTTGGCGAAGGTGGAGCCCCGAAGCGAGCCGAGCCGCAGGCCGTTCTTCTCTCCCGGCTGGGAGCCCAGACAACACGAGAAGAGCTCTCCATACGGGTTGAAAGCGACCTTGAAGAAGGGGACGAAGCAGGGGTGTCCCCGAGGTTCCGACGCCGCGTGGGGCCGGGCCTCGATGCGTCGGTCATCGAGCGCGCGGACGCCCTCGAGCGCTCGCGCATACGCCGCTGACCCGAGGTGCCGCTGCGCGTCGATGTCCGTCTTGAAGATGATGGCGTCCACCTCGAACCCGAGCATGCGTCGCGCGAAGCCGAGCGCCTCGCCCTGGTTGGCCTCGTTGAGGACGAAGGTGGTGCCCACGCGAAGCGAGGGCGCGTGCGTGTCGCGGAGCGCCACCAGGGCGCGCACCGTGCTCAGGGCCCGCTCGAAGAAGGAAGGAGGAACCTGGCGCGCCGCGGCGTAGGTGGCGGGGGCGTTGGCATCGAGGCTCACGCGTACCTCGTGGGCGCCCGCCAGCCGCTCCAGCACGGCGGGGGAGAGGTGGGTTCCATGCGTCACCATGCGCACGCGCAGCCCAGCCGTCACGGCCGCGTCCAGCAGCTCCGGCAGGCGGGGATCGAGCGTCGGCTCGCCACCACCGGAGATCGAGAGGTTCCGCACCTCCAGTCGCCGCAGCTCCTGGAAGAGCGCGCCGTACTCGGCCAGCTGCATCAGCTCGTGCTTGCGCCGTGGGTCGAAGCCGGTGCCGCCGTGAAAGCACCAGGCGCACCGGTGGTTGCACACGTCCGTGGGGTGGATCTCCACGTGGAGCGGCGGCGGATCCTCTCCTCGGCGAAGCAGGGCGCGCAGCTCTCGAACACGGAGCAGCTGGCTCGCCTCGTGGTCCATGCCCGGTACGTTGCCAGATTCCGATGGCGCGAGAACAGACCGCCGAGGCGGAGGGAGTTGCTCCTTGAAAGCGCTTTCATTTAAGGCTAGTTCTTACGGACTGTCCGCAATTCCGCCTTGAGCCGAATTGATGAAAGGGAGAGACATGAGACGGTTGAATCCACTGCGCCGGCTTCCTTCGTACGTAGCGATTCTGCTGATGGCCTTGACGTCCTGTGATGACGACCCCAAGCCGGCTCCCGTCGAGCCCACTCCCCAGGAGCCCGCCGACGATTGGCCTCTCATCCAGAGCGCCATCCCCAAGGATGACGCGCTCGAGGCCAAGGTCGAGGCGCTGCTCCAGGGCATGACCTTGGAGGAGAAGGTCGGGCAGATGACCCAGGTGGAGATCCAGGAGGTCACTCCGGAGGAGATCAAGCAGTACCACCTGGGCTCGGTGCTGAACGGTGGCGGTTCCTTCCCCAACCAGCGGAAGGACTCGTCGGTCCAGGACTGGGTGACGCTCGCCGATCAGCTGTGGGAGGCCTCGATGGACCCGGCCAACCCGCACAAGATTCCCCTCATCTGGGGCACCGACGCCGTCCACGGCCACAACAACGTGCGCGGCGCCACCATGTTCCCGCACAACATCGGCCTGGGCGCCGCCAATGACCCGGAGCTGATCAAGCGCATCAGCGAGGTGACGGCCCGCGAGGTGTCTCGCACCGGCATCGACTGGGCCTTCGCTCCGACGCTCGCGGTCGTGCGGGATGACCGCTGGGGCCGCACCTATGAGGGCTACTCGGAGGATCCGGCCATCGTCGAGGCGTACGCGGGCAAGGCCGTGGAGGGCCTTCAGGGGCAGCTGGCCAAGGATGCCAAGACGAACGAGCGGGTGGTGGCGACCGCCAAGCACTTCCTGGGCGATGGCGGCACCATCAACGGCAAGGACCAGGGCATCACCTACGTCTCCGAGCGCGAGCTGCGCAACGTCCACGGTCGCGGCTACTT
Above is a genomic segment from Hyalangium ruber containing:
- a CDS encoding radical SAM protein — its product is MDHEASQLLRVRELRALLRRGEDPPPLHVEIHPTDVCNHRCAWCFHGGTGFDPRRKHELMQLAEYGALFQELRRLEVRNLSISGGGEPTLDPRLPELLDAAVTAGLRVRMVTHGTHLSPAVLERLAGAHEVRVSLDANAPATYAAARQVPPSFFERALSTVRALVALRDTHAPSLRVGTTFVLNEANQGEALGFARRMLGFEVDAIIFKTDIDAQRHLGSAAYARALEGVRALDDRRIEARPHAASEPRGHPCFVPFFKVAFNPYGELFSCCLGSQPGEKNGLRLGSLRGSTFANLWADSRALREQLQRGVSCTTCNATDALLNQLMRAEA